A region of the Bos mutus isolate GX-2022 chromosome 18, NWIPB_WYAK_1.1, whole genome shotgun sequence genome:
CGGAAGGGTTGGTGGATGCCGATGGAGCTGTCCTGGAGGGCCTGTGGTGGGTGTGGGGCAGGAGATGAGTcattggggtgggggcagaggaggacCTGGGGGCTGGATGTGGGAGGCCTCCAGTGCTATTCCTATTAAAGGAATTTCTGAAGGGTTTCTCTATGTTGATCTTGTTTTGCGGGGCGGGTAGGAGGGCTACCCTAGGGTCTTGTCCCCAGCAGTGAGTTGTGACTCTCTTcaaacctctgtttcctcatctttagaaCCAGGGAGGGGGTGGTCGGGGGAGGTGTTGGCGGTGGACAGTTTCTGGCTATCCAGAGAAGCTATGCGGTTCAGCTGTGGAACTAGGGGTCAGGGAAGTTCGGCAATATGAAGGGGCTCCCAGGATTGGTATGCTTCAGGAAGGGGAGCCCAGGACTCACACCTCTTCCTGTTCACCCAACACCCCCACAAGACATCCCATAGATGAAAGAGAATTCTGTTTTCACCAAGGAGATGCCCCTGGTGTGGATATCACCACCCAAGCTACACAGCTTGGTGGGTTCCTTAAGCCATCTTCACCCTTCACCCATCCGTCTAATCCCTTATCAATTTCCTGTTGTTGGAATCTGAACGCCTCTTTTCATCATCACTACCCTTGAAGACCAAGCCAACAAGTCTCACAGGTCGGGGCCCCCGCCCTCCTCACTCTCCAGGCTGTGGCCACCTGGACCCACCCTTTGGAAACACAGATCCCCACCTTGTCACCAACCCCCAGCTCCTTGTGGCCGCGAGGAGGGATCCCAAATGTGAGTGCCTATAGGCACTTCATGATGATGTGAGTGAGGAAGGTGGAGGGGTTTCGAGGAGAAACACCAGGACCAGCGAGGTGAAGTGGGCCCACTGACACGTGGGATGCGACGGTGCTGCAGCACTTTGGAGAGTACATGCCACATCCAAAGACAGCAAGGACTACTTGGCCCCGGGCGGATGCAGACCACGTTGCGAGATCTTCCAAATTTTCAAAAGTTGCATTGCTGTTTCTATTATGTGAACtcgctctctttttttaatgtggctgcattgggtcttagttgtgcatgtaggatctagttccccgaccagggattgatccccggccctctgcactgggtttctgagtcttaaccactggaccaccaggcaagtccccataTGTAAAATCGTTCCACGTTCAAAGTTTGGCagccaagtctttttttttttcccctcccatgGGCTAAACCGGAATCAGTGGCTCAGATCCAGCAGCTGCCTGCCTCCAACCCCTGACTCCAAGGTCATCCGAGTTCTGCTGTTTGGGATTTGTGGCTCTTCAGGAGCCAGTCCCCGACCCTCGGCATCTCCGGCCACACCAATCTATTCAAAATTGGCTGGAACAGCTGGGTTGACTTGGACACGCTTTAATCCTCCACCTGGAATTCAATGCCCACATCACTTGGCAAGCTTCCACGGCCCTGTCATCCTTCGGATGTCCTGCTCCTCCTGAGAGCCTCGTTAGCCCCTCCAGTCTGATGCGGAGAGTGCGCCATGCTCTCAACCCCCTGGGAGACTCCACGTCCTCTACAGCATGGTGCACAGCATCCATGTGACTCACTTTGAGTCCCACGCCAGGTCTGTCACCTGCTGGGTCTCTGGCATTAGAGCAAGGTGGCCACACTGGCTTCCTGCCCTCTCGTGGGTCAAACTGGACTCACCCAGGCAGTGACCCCTGACCTGAGTTGGTCTCCAGGTTTCAGTCCTGAGGCACCCAGGACTGTAGGTCCAGGGCTACTACGAACCTGCTAGGTATCCTTGGAGCCTTTCATCTCGGGGACCTCAGCATCCTCGTCTGACAAGTGGGCTAAGTCAGCCTCACAGGGCATATATTTCACTGCTCTGAGGACCAAAATGGGGGCTGTGAAAGGGCTTCTGGAGTTCCACAAAGTCACCCTGGAGGGAGACATTCTGTAAATGGGCTGTATAATAAACAGCCCTGGCTCACCAGCTCTCTTCCGGCTCATTTGAGGGCCAGGAACGTGTCCACTTCGTGTTTCCcggtgctaagtcactcagtcgtgtccaacttttgcaaccccatggactgcagcccgccgggctcctgtccatggaattttccaggcaagaatactggagtgggttgccattccctcctccagggggtcttcccgacccaggggtcgaaaccATGTTTCTTACGACTCCTGCaatggcaagcaggttcttcCCCGCCAGTGCCAATGTTTCCCCAGTGTCCATCAAAGGGCTGGGCAGATGGGCCCTGGGGAAATGTTGGCCGTGGAATAAACAAACCACAAAAGCATTCTGAAGGGAACGGGGTCCAGGTACCTGGTCGGTTCCCAGAGCCATGACTTAACCTGTCTTGTTCTGCACGTGCTCCACTGGGAGCCCAGAGCCTGGACATGGTGAAGCCTCAGTGACTACCAGCTGATTGAGGAAAAGCAGAGAGAGGCAGGGCAAGGCAGAAGGTGTTGGGAAATCACCATCCCAGGAAGCTGAAGTTCTCAGCCTTCCGTTTGTCAGCGCTCAACCCCCTCCCCTGGGACGAAAGAAGGGACTCCAGCGGCCCTGTTGATAAGATTTATTATTCTCCGCTCTGTACAAGCCGcgtctgccccccgccccccacccccacaaaccAAGAGCACCCAGGCCCCCACCCCGTGCCCTCCCGAACCGCTCGCGCTCCGCTGTCCGGCCAGCTTGCCGGGGAAGGGGGAGAGGCTGTCCAGACCCGGCTCCACCCAGCTCACCGAGGGGGCTGCAGGCTGCTGGGGCAGGGGGGCTGGAGAGGGGTACACATCAGGGGTGGACGGAGGGTCGAGTTCAGTGTCCGATAGGAGGAGGAGAGGGCCAGGGAGGTCCAGGTGGAGAGAGGCAGGCTAGGGTCTGCACGACATGGGCCTTGGGGGAGGAGACTAGTCTGTCTTAAGTTCGGAAGGATGATGAATGGGAGGGCCGGCAGGAGGAGGTCCGCGTCCCCGAGGGACGAGTCCGGGAGGGGACGTCTGATGGGAGTGGCGATGGGGAGGCACACTCCCGGGTCAGGCGTCCTTCCCGGGCAACGGGCCGGCCCCTGCTCCCGGCCCCGCCAGGCCCTCAGCCTTGTGCGCCAGGCGGTGTTTCTTGAGGCCGTATGTGTTGGCGAACCCCTCGCCGCAGGAGGAGCAGCGGAAAGGCCGGCCACCCTGGTGGGCCGCCAGGTGCTTGCGGAAGTAGCCGGGATCCTTGAAGGCCTTGAGGCAGGCGGGACAGCGGAGCTCGGGCCGCGGCGGCTCGTGCGCGCGCTGATGGCGCAGCACGGAGCTCAGGTAGAAGAAGCCCTTGCCGCAGTGCTCGCAGCGATAGGCGCGCTCGCCAAGGTGCAGCCGCTGGTGCTCCAGCAGGTTGGAGCGGTAGCGGAAGGTCTTGCCGCAGGCGCCGCAGCGCAGGGGCCGCGCCACAGCGTGTAGCCGCCGGTGCTCCGCCAGGCTGGACGACTGCGCGAAGCGCTTGGCGCACACGCCGCACTTGAAGGCGCGCTCGCCCGTGTGCACCACGCGGTGCTGCCGCAGGTACCAGGAGCGCAGGAAGCCGCGGCCACACACGCCGCAGCGGTAGGGCCGCTGCTCCGTGTGGCAGCGCTGGTGGCGCATGAGCAGGGCCGCCTCCCAGAAGCGCTTGCCGCACACCGGGCAGCGGAAGCCTCGCTTCTGCCGGTGGCTGCGCCGGTGCAGCAGCAGGTCGTAGGCGCCCGCGAAGCTCTGGCCGCACAGGCCGCAGCCCAGGGTCCGGCGCACCAGGTGCACGTACTTGTGGGTCACCAGGCCCAGGAAGTGCTTGAAGCTCTGGCCGCAGGTGGCACAGCTGAAGCGCTCGGGGCCCGCACTGGCGCCCCCGCTGCCCCCGGCCGCCGCGGACCCACCAGCGTCCTCGCCCCCGGACACCCCGGCCAGCGCCGCCAcggctgcccccacctccccggcCAGCCCGTTGTCCAGCACGGTGGCCGCGTCGGTGCCGCCGGAGCCCTCCGGGGGCTGGGCGCCGCCGGGCGCGGGCGGCAGCAGGCGCTCGGGGGCCGCCTGGTGCACCAGCTTGTGCCACATGAGGTTCTCGATGAAGCCGAAGGTCTTGCCACAGGCGTCACAGCCGTAGGGCTTCTCGGCCATGTGCGCCTCCTTGTGGCTCATGACGTGGAAGAGATCCGGGAAGTGCTCGCCACAGTCCGAGCAGGCGTAGCTGAGCCCGTCCGCGGCGGCCCCAGACGCGGCTGAGCTGCTCGGGCCGGCCGCCCCCGCGGCGCCCTGGGCGGCGGGGAGGCCAGCGGCCCCGGCCAGGGCGCAGGGCAGCTGGAGCCGGTGCACTTGGCGGTGGCGCGTGAGGCTCTGCGGGTAGCCGAAGACCTTGCCGCAGAGTTCGCACTTATAGGGCCGCTCGCGGGTATGCACCACGTGGTGCTTGCTCAGGTGGAAGGACTCGCGGAAGCGCTTCCCGCACACCGGGCACTGGTGCGGCTTCTCACCCGTGTGGATCCGCTCGTGCCGCTTCAGGGTCTCGCGGCGCCCAAAGCCACGCCCGCAAATGCCGCAGCAGAACGTCTTGCCGGGCGTGCCGGCGCctgagcccccagccccgccAGGGCCGGCCCCGCCGAGCAGCAGCGGGTGGGCGCCCAGCAGCGGGACGGGCACGGCGCCGTACACCActgccgcggccgccgccgccgccgccttctCGCCGTCTGAGGCGGGCGGTCCGGGGCAGCAGGTAGGGCCCCGCGGAAGAAGGCGGGCGCGGCGGCGCCCGGGGGCCGGCGTCCCCTGGGCGCGTCGGGGCAGCGGGCGTCGCGCCGCCGCCAATGGCGCAGCAGGCTCTGCGGCGCTGAGTAGGACTTGCCGCACAGCTCGCAGGGGTAAGCGGGCCGCGGCCCGGGAGCGCCCGCGTGCGCCGCCTGGTGCTTGAGCAAGTAGGCGGCGTCGCGGAAGGCCTTGCCGCACACGCCGCAGGGCAGGCGCAGCAGGTCGGCTGAGTGCGTCTTCACATGGCGCTTGAGGCTCTCCCGGCGGTTGAAGCTCTTGCTGCACACGGAGCACGAGAagggcttctcgcccgtgtggATGATCTGGTGCTGGTGCAGGTGGCTGGGCTTCTTGAACACCTTCCAGCACAGCGTGCAGGCGAACGGGCCGtcgccaccccccgcccccgccgccgtcCCCACTGGAGGGGCCACCCGGCGCCAGCGCCAGCGGGGCCGCGCTACCATCGGTGGGCGCGGCGGGGCCAGGGGCGCCGAGGAGGGCGCGGCAGGCGCTGGCAGGCCCAGCGGCGGGCGGCGGTGGCGCCGGGCGCCCGCGGCCGGCGGCACGCCCTGTGGCAGCGGCGGTGGCGGATAAGGCTGGACACGTGGTTGTAGGTGCGGCCGCAGACGCCGCGCACTCGTGGGGCCGCCGCCCGAGTGCACGAGCATGTGCTGCACCAGGTGCGAGGACTGCTTGAAGGACTTCTGGCACGCCACATGGGAAGCGCCGCTCCATCAGGTACTTGAGCCGCCGGAAGTAGCCTTTGTCGCGTCCTGGGCGCGTCGCAGCCTGCTGTCCCGCCGCCCGGACCAGCGGCGCCTCGCAGGCAGCGGGAGTGGCCCAGGGTCCCGGGCGCGCCAGCCCGGTGCGCCCCTGGCCCGGAGGCCGCCCCCCGCTTCAGGTTCCCAAACAGGTGCTGGTGGCGAGAGGTCCACGATGCCCCACTGCGGGGCAGGGAAGGCCGTGTCGAAGATCGGGCGGCGGTGCCCCAAAGGCGGGCGGCAGTGGCGGGTCGGGCTTCTTGGCCTGGGAAGACGGCGCGGGACGGGAGGAGGACGAGGACGAGGAGGACGACGAGGAGGGGCCTCGCCTTGGGCTTGAAGCTGGCCTGGGGCGGGTAGTCGTACTGGGCGGCGCCCGGTGGCTGTGGCGGCGGCTGTGGCGGGGCCCGGCGCGCAGGGCAGCGCAGCTACCGCTGGCGTGCTCCCGATACAGCTCCATGGGCTCAAACGCTGGTGGTTGAGGAACTCCAGGAAGTCGAAGGGGTAGCTTGGAAGTGGACCCGTCCCCGCCCCCCAGGCCGCACGCTCCGCCGCCCCTGCACCGCTGCCCGCTGGGTTGGCCTCCATTCTGGGCGGGGGAGACGGGGGACCCTGCGGAGAAGAGAGCGGGCTCAGGAGGCAGGGCCGCATGGGGTCCCCTAGCTGCGGGCACTAGAAGAGCCACAGGCACCAGCCGGGCCCCCACTATCTGTCCTCGCCCGTCGGTCCTCTGTCCTTCCCCGCAGCGAGTGGTCTTCCCCAGGGCTCCGCTGGCACGCTGACTGACCTATCCCACTGGGCCTGCCGCCTCCTGCCCGCGACCTCTCTGGCCTcgtctccttcctcctccagattcccctctcccttcttcccgGTTCCCACACATCTCCATCCATCCCCAACACCGCTGCACGCCTTGTTCTGACTCTGGTCTCGGGCCCCTGTGAAACACTTTCAGGCCTCCAGGCTGGGTTGCCCAGGCCCTCTTCTCTGTagcccccaccaccacacacGCACTAGCCCAAGCCCTGTGCTCCCAAACCCCTCAGGTTCTGCCTTTGCCAAAAGACAAGAACAGTTTCAATCAGAGTGGTTAAGAGGGTGGCCTGTGGAGCCACGATGCCCTGCTAGCCtctctgctgtgtgaccctggacaagttcCTGAACCTGTTCAGCCTGAACCTCCCCATCTACACGTGGAGGTGACAAAGCATGTCCCTGTCTCCCAGGGCTGCTGCGGACCGGACAAGCTACGGTGGGTCCGTGGACACTGGGGCCCTCTGGGGATTCTCATCCTCAGTAGGAACACAAAGTCAGGACaaacggggtgggggggggggggagagcTGGGACGAGGGCCATGTGGGTAGTTCCTGCACTACCTACCAGGTAGGAAGGAGGCGCTGCCAGCCTGAGAGGAAAAACAAGCAACAGTAGGAAACATGCCGGGCCAGGGTTTAAGCCCCATCCCCATCCTGACCTATGCTTGTAAAGGGGCGCTGACCCCAGAAGGAGGGGGACCTAAGGGGCTGGCTGGCAGAGCTCGCTGGCCCAGTCCCTGGAGCCACGTGTACCTTCATGGGCATCACGCgctggaaggagcctggtggcaggTGGTCCAGGAGCCGGGGTTCCCGCCGCCCCTAGGGCAACTCCTGCCCCCTCCACCCAGCAGTCGTTCTCTAAGCACTTTTCCAGGACCTCTCCTTCCAGACTGCAGCTGGCCAGCATCCGTCTGCCTCAATCCAGTGTCCCCTGCAGTTGATCTCAGCCTGACATCCACCAGGGGCCCCGGAAATGCCTCCACTGAGCGGGTGGAGTGCCACGGGGAGAAGGGTCCGCCGGTCAGGCGTGCTTCTAGCCATTGTCCCCCTCTGCTGGGGCCCAGGCCCTGCGGCCAGACCACCCAGGGGCCAGTGGGCCCGTCCGCGCCACCTGCCCGTTGGGCTGCCTCTGTCCCCAGACAGGTGAAAGGTGAGTGCCTCCCGACCCTGCCCGGAGGTCAGTATTTTTAGCCTCCAGCTCCTGGTGTCCCTGGGTGCGACTCAGCAGCCCATGCCCTTCACACTCGGCTGGTTAATCTGATCTCCGTAAGGAGCAAAGGCGTGGCCAGGTGCTGGTGGAAGCCTGTGTGCGAAGCCGAGTCCAGGAGgcagtgctggagtgggctggGGGGGACCGTGGGGAGGCATGTGAAggatggggggtgggtgggtagggcTCCCCACGGGGGCAGGGCCGGGTCCCGGGATgaagccccgccccacccccaagcACACAGCTAAGGCTGCGGGGCGCTCCCCCAGGCCAGCACCCTCGGAATCCCCGCCATGACGCGCACGCACAAGGAGGTTCCCgaggaggaggaaggtgaggTGTGGAACTGGGGACAGGAGCCTTACTTTGGGGGTGCTCTCTGGTTAGTTAGGGCGTTTCTAcaggggctgggtgggagggggttACCTTCCTGAACACATGGCGGGANNNNNNNNNNNNNNNNNNNNNNNNNNNNNNNNNNNNNNNNNNNNNNNNNNNNNNNNNNNNNNNNNNNNNNNNNNNNNNNNNNNNNNNNNNNNNNNNNNNNGAGTTGGTCTCCAGGTTTCAGTCCTGAGGCACCCAGGACTGTAGGTCCAGGGCTACTACGAACCTGCTAGGTATCCTTGGAGCCTTTCATCTCGGGACCTCAGCATCCTCGCCTGACAAGTGGGCTAAGTCAGCCTCACAGGGCATATATTTCACTGCTCTGAGGACCAAAATGGGGGCTGTGAAAGGGCTTCTGAGTTCCACAAAGTCACCCTGGAGGGAGACATTCTGTAAATGGGCTGTATAATAAACAGCCCTGGCTCACCAGCTCTCTTCCGGCTCATTTGAGGGCCAGGAACGTGTCCACTTCGTGTTTCcggtgctaagtcactcagtcgtgtccaacttttgcaaccccatggactgcagcccgccggctcctgtccatggaattttcaggcaagaatactggagtgggttgccattccctcctccaggggtcttcccgacccagggtcgAAACCATGTTTCTTGACTCCTGCaatggcaagcaggttcttcCCGCCAGTGCCAATGTTTCCCCAGTGTCCATCAAAGGGCTGGGCAGATGGGCCCTGGGAAATGTTGGCCGTGGAATAAACAAACCACAAAAGCATTCTGAAGGAACGGGGTCCAGGTACCTGGTCGGTTCCCAGAGCCATGACTTAACCTGTCTTGTTCTGCACGTGCTCCACTGGGAGCCCAGAGCCTGGACATGGTGAAGCCTCAGTGACTACCAGCTGATTGAGGAAAAGCAGAGAGAGGCAGGGCAAGGCAGAAGGTGTTGGGAAATCACCATCCCAGGAAGCTGAAGTTCTCAGCCTTCCGTTTGTCAGCGCTCAACCCCCTCCCCTGGGACGAAAGAAGGGACTCCAGCGGCCCTGTTGATAAGATTTATTATTCTCCGCTCTGTACAAGCCGcgtctgcccccccccccccccacaaacCAAGAGCACCCAGGCCCCCACCCCCGTGCCCTCCCGAACCGGCCGCGGCGCCGCTGTCCGGCCAGCTTGCCGGGGAAGGGGGAGAGGCTGTCCAGACCCGGCTCCACCCAGCTCACCGAGGGGGCTGCAGGCTGCTGGGGCAGGGGGGCTGGAGAGGGGTACACATCAGGGGTGGACGGAGGGTCGAGTTCAGTGTCCGATAGGAGGAGGAGAGGGCCAGGGAGGTCCAGGTGGAGAGAGGCAGGCTAGGGTCTGCACGACATGGGCCTTGGGGGAGGAGACTAGTCTGTCTTAAGTTCGGAAGGATGATGAATGGGAGGGCCGGCAGGAGGAGGTCCGCGTCCCCGAGGGACGAGTCCGGGAGGGGACGTCTGATGGGAGTGGCGATGGGGAGGCACACTCCCGGGTCAGGCGTCCTTCCCGGGCAACGGGCCGGCCCCTGCTCCCGGCCCCGCCAGGCCCTCAGCCTTGTGCGCCAGGCGGTGTTTCTTGAGGCCGTATGTGTTGGCGAACCCCTCGCCGCAGGAGGAGCAGCGGAAAGGCCGGCCACCCTGGTGGGCCGCCAGGTGCTTGCGGAAGTAGCCGGGATCCTTGAAGGCCTTGAGGCAGGCGGGACAGCGGAGCTCCGGGCGGGCGGCGTGGCTCGTCTTGCGCGCTGATGGCGCAGCACGGAGCTCAGGTAGAAGAAGCCCTTGCCGCAGTGCTCGCAGCGATAGGCGCGCTCGCCAAGGTGCAGCCGCTGGTGCTCCAGCAGGTTGGAGCGGTAGCGGAAGGTCTTGCCGCAGGCGCCGCAGCGCAGGGGCCGCGCCACAGCGTGTAGCCGCCGGTGCTCCGCCAGGCTGGACGACTGCGCGAAGCGCTTGGCGCACACGCCGCACTTGAAGGCGCGCTCGCCCGTGTGCACCACGCGGTGCTGCCGCAGGTACCAGGAGCGCAGGAAGCCGCGGCCACACACGCCGCAGCGGTAGGGCCGCTGCTCCGTGTGGCAGCGCTGGTGGCGCATGAGCAGGGCCGCCTCCCAGAAGCGCTTGCCGCACACCGGGCAGCGGAAGCCTCGCTTCTGCCGGTGGCTGCGCCGGTGCAGCAGCAGGTCGTAGGCGCCCGCGAAGCTCTGGCCGCTGAGGCCGCAGCCCAGGTCCGCGCACCAGGTGCACGTGCTTGTGGGTCACCAGGCCCAGGAAGTGCTTGAAGCTCTGGCCGCAGGTGGCACAGCTGAAGCGCCGGGGCCGCGCTGGCGCCCGCTGCCCCGCCGCCGCGGACCCACCAGCGTCCTCGCCCCCGGACACCCCGGCCAGCGCCGCCAcggctgcccccacctccccggcCAGCCCGTTGTCCAGCACGGTGGCCGCGTCGGTGCCGCCGGAGCCCTCCGGGGGCTGGGCGCCGCCGGGCGCGGGCGGCAGCAGGCGCCCGGGGGCCGCCTGGTGCACCAGCTTGTGCCACATGAGGTTCTCGATGAAGCCGGTCTTGCCACAGGCGTCACAGCCGTAGGGCTTCTCGGCCATGTGCGCCTCCTTGTGGCTCATGACGTGGAAGAGATCCGGGAAGTGCTCGCCACAGTCCGAGCAGGCGTAGCTGAGCCCGTCCGCGGCGGCCCCAGACGCGGCTGAGCTGCTCGGGCCGGCCGCCCCCGCGGCGCCCTGGGCGGCGGGGAGGCCAGCGGCCCCGGCCAGGGCGCAGGGCAGCTGGAGCCGGTGCACTTGGCGGTGGCGCGTGAGGCTCTGCGGGTAGCCGAAGACCTTGCCGCAGAGTTCGCACTTATAGGGCCGCTCGCGGGTATGCACCACGTGGTGCTTGCTCAGGTGGAAGGACTCGCGGAAGCGCTTCCCGCACACCGGGCACTGGTGCGGCTTCTCACCCGTGTGGATCCGCTCGTGCCGCTTCAGGGTCTCGCGGCGCCCAAAGCCACGCCCGCAAATGCCGCAGCAGAACGTCTTGCCGGGCGTGCCGGCGCctgagcccccagccccgccAGGGCCGGCCCCGCCGAGCAGCAGCGGGTGGGCGCCCAGCAGCGGGACGGGCACGGCGCCGTACACCActgccgcggccgccgccgccgccgccttctCGCCGTCTGAGGCGGGCGGGTCCGGGGGCAGCAGGTAGGGCCCCGGCGGGAAGGCGGGTGCGGGCGGCGCGCCGGGGGCCGCCGCGTCCTTGGGCGCGTCGGGGGCAGCGGGCGGGCCGTGCGCCGCCTTGTGGCGCAGCAGGCTCTGCGGCGCTGAGTAGGACTTGCCGCACAGCTCGCAGGGGTAAGCGGGCGCGGCCGAGAGGGCGCCAGCGTCGCCGCCTGGTGCTTGAGCAAGTAGGCGGCGTCGCGGAAGGCCTTGCCGCACACGCCGCAGGGCAGGCGCAGCAGGTCGGCTGAGTGCGTCTTCACATGGCGCTTGAGGCTCTCCCGGCGGTTGAAGCTCTTGCTGCACACGGAGCACGAGAagggcttctcgcccgtgtggATGATCTGGTGCTGGTGCAGGTGGCTGGGCTTCTTGAACACCTTCCAGCACAGCGTGCAGGCGAACGGGCCGTCGCcaccccccgccgccgccgccgtcccCACTGGAGGGGCCACCCCGACGCCCGCGCCCGCGGGGGCCGCGCTGCCATCGGTGGGCGCGGCCGGGGGCCCAGGGGCGCCGGGAGGGCGCGGCAGGCGCTGGCAGGCCCAGCGGCGGAGCGGCGGTGGCGCGGCGCGCCGGCGCCGCAGCCGGCGCGCCCTGTGGCAGCGGCGGTGGCGGATAAGGCTGGACACGTGGTTGTAGGTGCGGCCGCAGACGCCGCACTCGTAGGGCCGCTCGCCCGAGTGCACGAGCATGTGCTGCACCAGGTGCGAGGACTGCTTGAAGGACTTCTGGCACACGCCACATGGGAAGCGCCGCTCCATCAGGTACTTGAGCCGCCGGAAGTAGCCTTTGTCGTCCTTGGCCGCGTCGCAGCCTGCTGTCCCCGCCGCCGGACCCGGCGGCGCCTGCGAGGCAGCGGGGAGTGGCCCAGGGGTCCCCGGGGGCGCGGCCAGCCCCGGTGCGGCCCCTGGCCCGGAGGCCGGCCCCCCGCGCTTCAGGTTCCCAAACAGGTGCTGGTGGCCCGAGAGGTCCACGATGCCCCACTGCGGGGCAGGGAAGGCCGTGTCGAAGATCGGGGGCGGCGGTGCCCCAAAGGCGGGCGGCAGTGGCGGGTCGGGCTTCTTGGCCTGGGAAGACGACGacgaggacgaggaggaggacgaggacgAGGAGGACGACGAGGAGGGGGCCTCGGCCTTGGGCTTGAAGCTGGCCTGGGGCGGGTAGTCGTACTGGGGCGGCGGTGGCTGTGGCGGCGGCTGTGGCGGGGGCCCCGGCGCGCAGGGCAGCGCAGCTACCGCCTTGGCGTGCTCCCCGTACAGCTCCATGGGCTCGAAACGCTGGTGGTTGAGGAACTCCAGGAAGTCGAAGGGGTAGCTTTGGAAGTGGACCCCGTCCTCGCCCCCCAGGCCGCCGCTCCCGCCGCCCCCGGCACCGCTGCCCGCTGGGTTGGCCTCCATTCTGGGCGGCGGGGAGACGGGGGACCCTGCGGAGAAGAGAGCGGGGCTCAGGAGGCAGGGCCGCATGGGGTCCCCTAGCTGCGGGCACTAGAAGAGCCACAGGCACCAGCCGGGCTCCACCCCCCCACTATCTGTCCTCGCCCGTCGGTCCCTCTGTCCTTCCCCCGCAGCGAGTGGTCTTCCCCCAGGGCTCCGCTGGCACGCTGACTGACCTATCCCACTGGGCCTGCCGCCTCCTGCCCGCGACCTCTCTGGCCCTcgtctccttcctcctccagagattccccctctcccttcttcccgCGGTTCCCACACATCTCCATCCATCCCCAACACCGCCGGCACGCCTTGTTCTGACTCTGGTCTCGGGCCCCTGTGAAACACTTTCAGGCCTCCAGGCTGGGTTGCCCAGGCCCTCTTCTCTGTagcccccaccaccacacacGCACTAGCCCAAGCCCTGTGCTCCCAAACCCCTCAGGTTCTGCCTTTGCCAAAAGACAAGAACAGTTTCAATCAGAGTGGTTAAGAGGGTGGCCTGTGGAGCCACGATGCCCTGCTAGCCTCtcgctgtgtgaccct
Encoded here:
- the ZNF865 gene encoding LOW QUALITY PROTEIN: zinc finger protein 865 (The sequence of the model RefSeq protein was modified relative to this genomic sequence to represent the inferred CDS: inserted 7 bases in 5 codons), encoding MEANPAGSGAGGGGSGGLGGEDGVHFQSYPFDFLEFLNHQRFEPMELYGEHAKAVAALPCAPGPPPQPPPQPPPPQYDYPPQASFKPKAEAPSSSSSSSSSSSSSSSSSSQAKKPDPPLPPAFGAPPPPIFDTAFPAPQWGIVDLSGHQHLFGNLKRGGPASGPGAAPGLAAPPGTPGPLPAASQAPPGPAAGTAGCDAAKDDKGYFRRLKYLMERRFPCGVCQKSFKQSSHLVQHMLVHSGERPYECGVCGRTYNHVSSLIRHRRCHRXAPAAAPARRATAAPPLGLPAPAAXPPGAPGPPAAPTDGSAAPAGAGVGVAPPVGTAAAAGGGDGPFACTLCWKVFKKPSHLHQHQIIHTGEKPFSCSVCSKSFNRRESLKRHVKTHSADLLRLPCGVCGKAFRDAAYLLKHQAAXAGALSAAPAYPCELCGKSYSAPQSLLRHKAAHGPPAAPDAPKDAAAPGAPPAPAFPPGPYLLPPDPPASDGEKAAAAAAAAVVYGAVPVPLLGAHPLLLGGAGPGGAGGSGAGTPGKTFCCGICGRGFGRRETLKRHERIHTGEKPHQCPVCGKRFRESFHLSKHHVVHTRERPYKCELCGKVFGYPQSLTRHRQVHRLQLPCALAGAAGLPAAQGAAGAAGPSSSAASGAAADGLSYACSDCGEHFPDLFHVMSHKEAHMAEKPYGCDACGKTGFIENLMWHKLVHQAAPGRLLPPAPGGAQPPEGSGGTDAATVLDNGLAGEVGAAVAALAGVSGGEDAGGSAAAGQRAPARPRRFSCATCGQSFKHFLGLVTHKHVHLVRXDLGCGLSGQSFAGAYDLLLHRRSHRQKRGFRCPVCGKRFWEAALLMRHQRCHTEQRPYRCGVCGRGFLRSWYLRQHRVVHTGERAFKCGVCAKRFAQSSSLAEHRRLHAVARPLRCGACGKTFRYRSNLLEHQRLHLGERAYRCEHCGKGFFYLSSVLRHQRARRATPPXPELRCPACLKAFKDPGYFRKHLAAHQGGRPFRCSSCGEGFANTYGLKKHRLAHKAEGLAGPGAGAGPLPGKDA